Within Chelatococcus sp. HY11, the genomic segment GAGCGCACGGCGGACGGTTTCCCGAGAGCCGACGAAGGAGCAGGCGAGCATGCGCGAGGCCTGCACCTTCTCGCTCGGGCTCCAGTAGGCCTCGATATCATCGATCGGCGGCGGCAACAGGCCACGCGTGCCACGGAAGATATCCGCGAAGCGCTGTTGGGCGGAGCTGAAGAGCCGGCGCGCTTCCTCATCCGTGTTGGCGACGAAGACATTGGCTCCGACCATCGCATAGGGCTTCGGGTTACGCGCCGAGGGCTCGTAGCGCTCGCGATAGACGGCGAGCGCATCCATCAGCGCATCCGGGGCGAAATGCGAGGCAAAGCCATAGGGAAGCCCAAGCATGGCAGCGAGTTGCGCGCCGAAAAGGCTGGAGCCAAGGATCCACAACGGCACGTTCAGGCCCGTTCCGGGCACCGCCTGCACGACCTGTCCCGGCTGCAGCGGGCCGAGCAGCGCCTGCAGTTCCAGCACGTCCTGCGGAAAATTCTCAGCGGAAGAATAGTCACGGCGCAAGGCGCGCAACGTGCGCTGGTCCGTTCCGGGCGCACGGCCGAGGCCGAGGTCGATGCGGCCGGGATAAAGCGTCTCGAGCGTGCCGAACTGCTCGGCGATCACCATCGGCGAATGGTTCGGCAACATGATGCCACCGGCGCCGACGCGGATGCTCTGTGTGCCTCCCGCGATATAGCCGATGACGACCGATGTCGCGGCGCTCGCGATACCGGTCATATTGTGATGCTCGGCCACCCAGAAGCGCTTGTAGCCCCAGCGCTCCGCATGCTGCGCCAGATCAAGCGAGTGGTGCAGCGCGTCGGCGGGAGACGAGCCCTCCGTCACAGGCGCGAGATCGAGGACAGAGAACACCGGCATCACCCAACTCCCAGCACGAACCGTCATGCGTCAGATGGGGATGAGGTGGTACGCTTGGGGGCCATGCGCAAGCGCAGAGCTCGCGCTCCATCCATGCCGTGGATGCAACGCCCAGACTCCACCCCTGATCAGGCGAACCGGATCAGGGGCTCAACGTGTTGTTTTGACGCGACATTCCTTCAACGCGGCGTGGCATCTTCGCGAACAATGCAACGGCGTGCTGTTTCTACCCGACAGGCAGCCGCGCGAGGGTCAGTGACCGGTGCTGTCGCCCGACCGGCTCGCCTCGAATAGGAACCATACGCGCTTCTCGGTCGCGTCGATGACGTTCTCGAGCAGGCTCGCGGTCGCGACATCCTTGTATTCGTCGGCGACGTCATGCGCCTTGCGCAACGTCGTGACCATGGCCTTGTTGTCCGCCACGAGCTCGCGCAGCATGTCGGCGGCCGAGACGAACGGCGCGTCGTTGTCGGCGATGCTCTGCAGCTTCGCGATATGTCCGATGGACCGCAGCGTGGTGCCACCGATCTTGCGGACGCGCTCGGCCACGTCGTCGGTCACGCCGATGATGTCGGCGCCCTGATCATCGAACAGGAGATGATAGTCACGGAAATGCGGGCCGCTGACGTGCCAATGGAAGTTCTTCGTCTTCAAGTAGAGCGCGAAAGCATCCGCGAGAACAGCATTGAGCGCCTCTGAAATGGCTGCGACAGCGCCCTGCGAGAGGTCTGTCGGTGTGTGCAGCACGGGCGTCGTGGCGGCAGCGGCGCTCCGCGCGGGCGCCGGTTTGGCCTTCGGCTTGGCGGCCGTCTTTTCTGATGCTTTCGGGGAGGCTTTGGCAGTTGCTCGGGCCATTGCACGGCTCCTTCTCGGTATCGCATCGCGACCATCGGCCTGGACCGGCTTCCCGTGGGGCCCGTGGGGGGTCCGCAGGACGACGGCCAAAGTATCAAGATCCGTAAGTTTAGACGCCAGGTCGGACGCGCGATGTCAGGTCAGAGAGATAGAACAGCGACAGATCTTGCTTCAACCGGTGCCGTTCTACCACAGACCACGCTGCTGGTCAGCGCAATCGACGGCGATGTCTCAAGATGCTTAATGTCGCGATCCCCGTGGCTCCGTCACACGTCAAGTGTGGCGGAGGGGGCGGTTCTCACATACCGCGGACGGGGTTTCAGCCTTGTCGCGCCGCGGTCACGACATTCAGCCCGAGCCGCAGCAGCTCGGACCAAGTCGCCTCCGCCGTGTCCGCAAAGCCGAACAGCTCGCAGTCAGCAGCACTGATCATGCCCTCGTCCACCATCGCCTGGAAATTGATGACGGACGTCCAGTAAGCCTTGTCGTACAGGACGATTGGCACCGGGGGCGCCTTGTGCGTCTGCCGCAATGTCAGGATCTCGAAGAGTTCGTCGAACGTGCCGAAGCCGCCGGGAAAAACAACGAGGCCGTTGGCGCGCATCGCCAGATGCATCTTGCGCATCGCAAAATAGTGGAAGCGGAAGGTCAGATCCGGTGTCGAATAGGCATTCGGCTCCTGCTCATGCGGCAGGGTGATGTTGAAGCCGATCGAGGGGGCACCGGCGTCAAGGGCGCCGCGATTGGCGGCCTCCATGATGCCGGGGCCGCCACCGGTGGCGATGACATTGTCGCGCTCATTATCATTGGGGCAAAGCGCGCCGCCGCGCTCGGACGCGATCCTTCCGAATTCACGCGCCGCGGCATACCAGTCGGCATGGCGCCCGCCGCCATTCTCGCCCACGCGTGCGCTGCCGAAGACGACGATCGTCGAGCGGACGCCCCAAGCGCGCAGCGCTTCCTCCGCCTTTGCGTATTCCAGGAGGAAGCGCACCCCGCGCATGGAATCGCCGAGCAGGAAATCCTGATCCAGCGCGGGAAGGCGGTAGGAGGGCGAAGCGGACTGAGCCGCATTGGGAGCGGCGGGAACGGTCGTTGCGCGGGTGGGCGTGGACGGTGAAGCAGCCATGATATCCAAAAATCAGCGGTGAATGGTCTGTGGCAACGTCGTCTGACCTTCGCCAAGCGAACGCTGCATGAGCACGCTATCCACCCAGCCGCCAAATTTGAAGCCGACGGCAGGCAATGTACCTATGAACGTGAAGCCAAGGCTCGTGTGGAGCCCGATGGAGCCCGCGTTGCGGGAATCGCCGATCACCGCCAGCATCTGGCGCCATTGTCCGGCCTCGCAGCGCGTGATCAGCTCACGCAGCAGCGCGCGGCCAATGCCCTTGCCGCCGAGCCCGTCGGCGACATAGATCGAATCCTCGACAGTGAAGCGATAAGCGACGCGCGGGCGATAGGTCGTCGCATAACTGTAGCCGACCACCTTGCCCGCGCTCTCCGCGACGAGATAAGGCAAGCCGAGCTTAAGAACCTCCTGCCGTCGCCGCTGCATTTCCGCGACGTCGGGCGGCACCTCCTCGAATGTGGCGAGCCCCTTGAGGACATGATGCTCATAAATCGCCTGCACGGCGGCCATGTCGGCCTCCTCCGCGTCACGCACGCCGGGGGCCTCCACCCCGACTATGCTGGCCATGCCCCGGTCGTCCATCCCATGCTCCTCTCTTGACCGCGTCGAGAAACGCCCTTTTTGCCCGTGCGGCAAGCGGCGGTTTCGACGCAGGCGCGGGATTCATTTGGCGTAGGATGGCTTGCCACGCGATGGAATAGCATGGGATCGGCTGGCATGAAGACAGGCCAACCCAAGGTGCGCGAAACACATCCCGTGGCATTGATGGAGATGACCCCAGTTTTAAATTCTTCTATTTAAGAACAGATCGTCCTGACGGTAATATTCGACATTCCACCACAGAGGTCTATTTCCTGAAAATCAGGCTAATGCCCTCGACCTGCGCCGGCGTTCGGTATATTCATGCCTACATGATACCTTACCGCGCACCTCACGTCCTTATCGGGTTACTCGTACTCGGCTTTGCGGCAGCAAACGCATCCGGCGTTAAGGCACAGCAGCCCCAGGCCGGTGCGGGCGCCGCTCAGGCGGCCGTGGCACCTATCGTCCCGCCTCGCCCCAACCCCAGCGACGTGATGAAGAACTGGCCAGCCTATCCGGAAACCTTGCGCCAGACCGGCCAGCAAGGCACGGTCCTGCTGCAGGTGAGGGTCGACGAAGGCGGTATCCCGCGGCAGATCGGCATTGCGCGCAGCAGCAATGTCGCCCTGCTCGACGAGGCGGCGGTACTCGCAGTGCGCCGCTGGCGCTTCTCGCCGGCGAGCCAGGACGGCAAGCCGATCGCCGCCACCGTAACCCTGCCCATCAATTTCCGGCTGAAGGATCCTGAACCCGTGCCGGCAGCGCCATCACCTGCCGCCGCGCCAGGAAAGCCCGCCGTCAAACAGCCAGCGAAGCCCGCGCCTGCGCCCCGCCGCCAACAGACCGAACGCACGGAGCCGCGTCGCCCGGCGGCGGCACGTCCCGCGCCCCAGCAGCGGCAGCCTGCGGCCCGGGAGGCACTTCAGACGCCGCCCTCGCTGACCCTGCCACCGCCCCAATAATTATTCTCTGGTATCCGGAAGACGTACTGAGGTCTTCCGCACCTCCCGGCCTCGCTCGTCCCAGGAATGGAGCGCCGGAGCGCGAGCCATGCTTGCGGAAAGTGCAGACGCAATCGCCGTCGGCCCAGATCTACTCAGGATCGTTCCAACGCAAAAGCCTGGGTTGGCCGATGGCCCACCCAGGCTCTCCCAATCAGGACCTTGAGAACGGTCAGCCGATCGTCATGAGGCTCGCGTTGCCGCCGGCAGCCGCCGTATTGGTGCTGATGGACACTTCCTCCATCAACCAATCCAGACAGTAGTCCTCTGCGCCTGAGGCGAGCCCCGCCGTCGATGCGCCCTGGAGGCCGACGATCGCGCCGGCACGGGCCGCGAGCTCGCGGTTGACGGCCTGCAAGGCGTCGCTGTCGCCCTCGAACAGCATCGCCGCCATTTCGGCTCCCGCGAGGTCATCCGCGAGAAACACGCGGCGCTTCAGAGCCTCCGGCAAGGCGGCGATGCGCTTGATCCCCTCGCCTGAGTTGGCGCCCTCACCTGATTTCGCGATGACAGCGCTGCTGCCCGTCGCCAGTATGGCCCCAAGCTGCAGCATGAGCCCGCTCTCGGTCTGCGCGCGCGCCGCAATGCGTCCGCGCGGCTTCAGCTTATAGACATTACGCTCCCCGACCGGGCCGCGGAGCTCGATGGATCCGCCGACCTGCGCCTGCTGGATATAGGCCGTGACGCGCGCGGCCTCCGTATTCAGGCCCTCGCTGGCCAACCAGTCCCGATAGCTGATCGCCCCCGCGTCCGGCTCACGCGTGCGCAGGATGGGCTGCGGCTCCGCCGGCCGAACGGCGAGCAGGCGGCCGAGATAGAGCGGGCCGCCGGCCTTCGGGCCGGTGCCGGAAAGACCGCATCCGCCGAACGGCTGCACACCCACCACCGCGCCGATGATGTTGCGGTTGATATAGAGGTTGCCCGCCTCGATGCGGCTCGTCACCTGGGCGATCGTTTCATCGATGCGGGTGTGCAGGCCGAAGGTGAGACCATAGCCGGTGGCGTTGATGTCCGCGATGAGCCGGTCGATGTCGTCGCGCTTGTAGCGCAGCACGTGCAGCACGGGACCGAACACCTCACGCTCGCAATCGGCGATGCTGTCGATCTCGATCAGTGTCGGCGCCACGAACGTGCCATGCTTGGCCTCGTCCGAGAGCGCGCTCTCCTCGACGCGCCGGCCACGCTGCCGCATGGTGTCGACATGGGCGAGGATGTTGTCGCGCGCCTCCGCCGTGATCACCGGCCCGACATCCGTGGAGAGATTGTCGGGGTTGCCGATGGTGAGCTCCTTCAGCGCGCCCTTCAGCATGGTCAGGGTCCGGTCGGCGCCATCCTCCTGCAGGCAGAGAATGCGCAGCGCCGAGCAGCGCTGGCCGGCACTGTCGAAGGCGGACTGGATAACGTCGGTCACCACCTGCTCGGCGAGCGCGGAGGAATCGACGATCAGCGCGTTCTGGCCGCCGGTCTCGGCGATCAGCGGTACTGGCCGGCCATCGGGCAGCAGGCGCTCGGCCAATTGCCCCTGGATAAGCCGCGCCACCTCGGTCGATCCGGTGAACATGACGCCGCGCACATGG encodes:
- a CDS encoding LLM class flavin-dependent oxidoreductase, which gives rise to MPVFSVLDLAPVTEGSSPADALHHSLDLAQHAERWGYKRFWVAEHHNMTGIASAATSVVIGYIAGGTQSIRVGAGGIMLPNHSPMVIAEQFGTLETLYPGRIDLGLGRAPGTDQRTLRALRRDYSSAENFPQDVLELQALLGPLQPGQVVQAVPGTGLNVPLWILGSSLFGAQLAAMLGLPYGFASHFAPDALMDALAVYRERYEPSARNPKPYAMVGANVFVANTDEEARRLFSSAQQRFADIFRGTRGLLPPPIDDIEAYWSPSEKVQASRMLACSFVGSRETVRRALGEFLEKTRADEVMVAAMIYDHGARLKSYEILSEIARDLA
- a CDS encoding GNAT family N-acetyltransferase, encoding MDDRGMASIVGVEAPGVRDAEEADMAAVQAIYEHHVLKGLATFEEVPPDVAEMQRRRQEVLKLGLPYLVAESAGKVVGYSYATTYRPRVAYRFTVEDSIYVADGLGGKGIGRALLRELITRCEAGQWRQMLAVIGDSRNAGSIGLHTSLGFTFIGTLPAVGFKFGGWVDSVLMQRSLGEGQTTLPQTIHR
- a CDS encoding energy transducer TonB, whose product is MIPYRAPHVLIGLLVLGFAAANASGVKAQQPQAGAGAAQAAVAPIVPPRPNPSDVMKNWPAYPETLRQTGQQGTVLLQVRVDEGGIPRQIGIARSSNVALLDEAAVLAVRRWRFSPASQDGKPIAATVTLPINFRLKDPEPVPAAPSPAAAPGKPAVKQPAKPAPAPRRQQTERTEPRRPAAARPAPQQRQPAAREALQTPPSLTLPPPQ
- a CDS encoding TIGR00730 family Rossman fold protein, whose translation is MRGVRFLLEYAKAEEALRAWGVRSTIVVFGSARVGENGGGRHADWYAAAREFGRIASERGGALCPNDNERDNVIATGGGPGIMEAANRGALDAGAPSIGFNITLPHEQEPNAYSTPDLTFRFHYFAMRKMHLAMRANGLVVFPGGFGTFDELFEILTLRQTHKAPPVPIVLYDKAYWTSVINFQAMVDEGMISAADCELFGFADTAEATWSELLRLGLNVVTAARQG
- a CDS encoding DNA starvation/stationary phase protection protein codes for the protein MARATAKASPKASEKTAAKPKAKPAPARSAAAATTPVLHTPTDLSQGAVAAISEALNAVLADAFALYLKTKNFHWHVSGPHFRDYHLLFDDQGADIIGVTDDVAERVRKIGGTTLRSIGHIAKLQSIADNDAPFVSAADMLRELVADNKAMVTTLRKAHDVADEYKDVATASLLENVIDATEKRVWFLFEASRSGDSTGH